The following proteins are encoded in a genomic region of Desulfosporosinus youngiae DSM 17734:
- a CDS encoding CdaR family protein, with protein sequence MIEMFRRNLGVKVVSFLFAILFWLFVLNQGTSDKLVREQTLTIPLVASGLNPNMVVMTQLPSVLVRFQSINPSGNIKDIYAVVDLSSGMPGENTYSIKINTPPGTNVLDRQPASIKLTLDTVEEKMVPVQAVISGSPANGYQVGSLIIKPSAVNVRGPSSTLDDLDKVIVEVSVTGANETIQVSRPVSFRDKEGKPIFGPDPTLSILSAYPSSVDAIAPVIAKDLASKMVPLRVTSKGVPAPGMELRSLVPSPASAQVQGPLEALKGFDFVNLGPVDISNLTENKTFQIPIEQVSLPSGVSFLNGTTLSVIAQIGPGPIQKNLSKVPIQIRNIGKDLEIDQPIPPVDIVLEGLSDVMKNVIAEQIQLWVDATGQEAGNYTNVKVYWQLPPGVTMITTPQVNYSLKAQVDKGAE encoded by the coding sequence ATGATTGAGATGTTTCGGCGAAACTTAGGAGTTAAGGTGGTTTCGTTCTTATTTGCTATTCTCTTTTGGCTTTTTGTTCTGAATCAAGGGACATCTGATAAGTTGGTTCGTGAGCAGACATTAACCATTCCTCTGGTAGCCAGTGGATTAAATCCAAATATGGTCGTTATGACCCAACTGCCTTCAGTTCTTGTTCGTTTTCAATCGATTAATCCCAGTGGCAATATTAAAGATATTTATGCAGTAGTAGATCTCTCCTCTGGAATGCCAGGGGAAAACACCTATAGCATTAAAATAAATACACCCCCTGGAACCAATGTATTAGATCGTCAACCTGCTAGCATCAAATTAACTTTAGATACAGTTGAAGAAAAGATGGTTCCCGTGCAGGCAGTTATCTCGGGAAGCCCGGCGAATGGTTATCAAGTAGGAAGTCTTATTATTAAACCTTCAGCTGTGAATGTACGAGGTCCCAGTTCCACGCTAGATGACCTAGACAAAGTGATTGTAGAGGTAAGTGTAACAGGAGCTAATGAAACAATTCAGGTTTCCAGACCTGTAAGCTTTCGTGACAAAGAAGGCAAGCCCATTTTTGGACCTGACCCAACTTTGAGTATTCTAAGTGCTTACCCAAGCAGTGTGGATGCCATCGCTCCAGTCATAGCGAAGGATCTTGCGTCGAAGATGGTCCCTTTGAGAGTCACCAGCAAAGGGGTACCCGCCCCAGGAATGGAACTTCGCTCATTAGTTCCTTCTCCGGCCAGTGCGCAGGTTCAAGGTCCTCTTGAGGCTTTAAAAGGTTTTGACTTCGTGAACCTAGGTCCGGTTGATATTTCGAACTTGACAGAGAACAAAACCTTTCAGATTCCTATCGAGCAAGTATCATTGCCGTCAGGGGTTTCCTTTCTGAATGGGACAACCTTGAGTGTTATTGCCCAGATTGGTCCTGGACCGATTCAAAAGAATCTTTCGAAGGTACCGATTCAAATCAGGAATATCGGGAAAGATCTAGAGATAGATCAGCCAATTCCGCCGGTTGATATTGTTCTTGAAGGTCTCTCTGACGTCATGAAAAATGTAATAGCTGAACAAATCCAACTTTGGGTTGATGCCACCGGTCAAGAGGCTGGAAATTATACTAATGTAAAAGTTTATTGGCAGCTCCCGCCGGGAGTAACCATGATTACGACACCGCAAGTGAACTATAGTCTTAAAGCTCAAGTGGATAAAGGAGCAGAGTAA
- the cdaA gene encoding diadenylate cyclase CdaA — MTEFLSQFQNFGLRSAIDIIVVAVVFYQFYMLIKRTRAVQLVKGVMVLLAVSLLANFFQLTSISWLLSKLLEMFVIAIPVVFQPELRKALEQLGRGRFFTRHPSAPALDTLEQVIEELVRCTQVLSKNRIGALIVIERKTGVQDFVETGIKIDGMVSSEFLVNIFIPNTPLHDGAVIIRQDRVAAAGCFLPLSENPTIKKELGTRHRAAIGLTEITDALVLVVSEETGAISIGIDGVLTRFTDEKTLRELLLKELDVKSVSSSVIPFWRW; from the coding sequence ATGACCGAATTTTTATCACAATTTCAAAATTTTGGACTGCGGAGCGCTATTGATATTATTGTGGTGGCAGTGGTCTTCTACCAGTTCTATATGCTTATTAAACGTACCCGTGCAGTACAATTAGTTAAGGGAGTCATGGTTCTTTTAGCGGTCTCTCTTCTTGCCAATTTTTTTCAATTAACAAGCATCAGTTGGTTATTGAGCAAGCTTCTGGAGATGTTTGTAATCGCTATACCTGTTGTTTTTCAGCCTGAACTCAGAAAGGCTCTGGAGCAACTGGGCAGAGGGCGTTTTTTCACTCGTCACCCGTCAGCACCTGCTTTAGATACTTTAGAACAGGTCATAGAAGAATTAGTGCGTTGTACTCAAGTTCTTTCCAAGAATCGGATTGGAGCACTGATTGTAATCGAACGAAAAACAGGGGTTCAAGATTTTGTAGAAACAGGAATTAAGATTGATGGAATGGTGTCCTCCGAATTTTTAGTAAATATTTTTATTCCGAATACGCCGCTTCATGACGGAGCGGTGATTATCCGGCAGGATCGTGTGGCAGCTGCAGGGTGTTTTCTCCCGTTATCCGAGAATCCTACGATAAAAAAGGAATTGGGAACACGCCACAGAGCAGCTATCGGATTAACTGAAATTACGGATGCCTTGGTCCTTGTTGTCTCGGAGGAAACCGGGGCTATATCAATTGGAATCGATGGAGTATTGACTCGCTTTACAGATGAGAAAACGTTACGGGAATTATTACTGAAGGAACTTGATGTTAAAAGTGTCTCCTCATCAGTCATTCCCTTTTGGAGGTGGTAG
- the glmS gene encoding glutamine--fructose-6-phosphate transaminase (isomerizing) has protein sequence MCGIVGYIGKRAAIPILVDGLKKLEYRGYDSAGVAVLDNEKIVVSKSVGKLIALEEELGQGYSQSCIGIGHTRWATHGRPSEVNAHPHCDCNHDFVVVHNGIIENYLELKDMLLEKGHRFVSETDTEVLAHLLEDYYEGDLEGAVRNVLKRIRGSYAIVVLRRQDPDKIVAARKDSPMVVGLGDGEFFVASDITAILNYTRRVYILDDGEMVVITEDGVKVSDFGGNPRTKEVYDVKWDAVAAEKGGYEHFMLKEINEQPKALKDTMLGRLEETKVVLQEVDLTLEELAQIHKVYIVACGTAWHAGLVGKTLIERWAHLPVEVDIASEFRYRSPLVDEHTLVVVVSQSGETADTLAALREAKKRGARVVAVTNVVGSTVSREAHDVIFTWAGPEIAVASTKAYTTQLEGMVLLGLYLAQVKGTLPSEKIGEIITALKQIPAQVQELLDQSGLIKEVAESFAKVENTFFIGRSLDWAVAMEGSLKLKEISYIHAEAYAAGELKHGTLALITEATPVVALATQRDVYEKTISNVKEVKARDAKVIGLTYEGNTSMAKSVDHVIYIPETLDELSPILTVIPLQLLSYYVSVARGCDVDKPRNLAKSVTVE, from the coding sequence ATGTGTGGTATCGTCGGATATATCGGAAAACGTGCAGCTATTCCCATTTTGGTAGATGGCTTAAAAAAATTAGAGTATAGAGGGTATGATTCCGCAGGCGTCGCTGTCTTGGATAATGAGAAAATCGTGGTTTCGAAAAGCGTGGGTAAGTTAATTGCTTTGGAAGAAGAACTTGGCCAGGGCTATTCACAGTCTTGCATCGGGATTGGACACACCCGATGGGCGACCCATGGACGACCTTCCGAGGTTAATGCTCATCCGCATTGCGACTGCAACCATGATTTTGTTGTGGTGCATAATGGAATCATCGAAAACTATCTGGAATTAAAGGATATGCTCCTTGAAAAAGGGCACAGATTTGTTTCGGAAACGGATACAGAGGTTTTGGCTCACTTGCTCGAGGATTACTATGAGGGAGATCTCGAGGGAGCTGTACGAAATGTTCTAAAGAGGATTCGCGGTTCCTATGCCATTGTTGTCTTAAGACGTCAGGACCCTGACAAGATTGTTGCGGCCCGTAAAGACAGTCCGATGGTGGTTGGTCTTGGAGACGGGGAGTTTTTTGTGGCTAGCGATATCACCGCAATTTTAAACTATACTCGCAGAGTCTATATTTTAGATGATGGTGAAATGGTCGTTATTACCGAAGATGGAGTTAAGGTCTCAGACTTCGGAGGCAATCCCCGTACGAAAGAAGTTTATGACGTCAAGTGGGATGCGGTGGCTGCGGAGAAGGGCGGATATGAGCATTTTATGCTCAAGGAAATCAACGAACAGCCTAAGGCGCTGAAAGATACGATGTTGGGACGCTTGGAGGAAACGAAGGTTGTCCTTCAGGAAGTGGACTTAACTCTTGAAGAATTAGCGCAAATTCATAAGGTCTATATTGTCGCTTGTGGTACAGCCTGGCATGCCGGATTGGTCGGTAAGACCCTGATTGAACGATGGGCACATCTACCTGTTGAAGTAGATATTGCCTCGGAATTCCGCTATCGCTCTCCCCTTGTGGATGAGCATACTTTGGTTGTAGTAGTAAGCCAGTCCGGCGAAACAGCGGATACGTTAGCTGCTCTGCGCGAAGCTAAAAAACGAGGTGCACGTGTGGTTGCGGTTACGAATGTCGTTGGGAGCACGGTATCCCGGGAAGCTCATGATGTGATCTTTACCTGGGCCGGCCCCGAGATCGCCGTAGCTTCGACAAAAGCTTATACAACTCAGCTGGAAGGAATGGTTCTGCTGGGACTCTATCTCGCACAGGTCAAGGGGACATTGCCCTCTGAAAAAATAGGGGAGATTATTACTGCCTTGAAACAGATTCCGGCTCAAGTCCAGGAGCTTTTAGACCAGTCCGGTCTAATTAAAGAGGTTGCAGAGTCGTTTGCTAAGGTTGAGAATACCTTCTTTATCGGCCGTTCCTTAGATTGGGCGGTTGCCATGGAAGGGTCTCTGAAACTGAAAGAGATTTCCTATATTCATGCTGAAGCTTATGCAGCAGGCGAGTTGAAACACGGCACCTTGGCTTTGATCACAGAAGCTACGCCTGTCGTTGCGTTAGCAACCCAGAGAGATGTCTATGAAAAGACGATTTCTAATGTCAAAGAGGTAAAAGCCCGGGATGCCAAAGTGATCGGATTGACCTATGAGGGGAATACCAGCATGGCTAAGTCAGTTGATCATGTGATTTATATCCCGGAGACATTGGATGAGCTTTCGCCGATTCTGACGGTTATACCGCTGCAACTTCTATCGTACTATGTATCGGTTGCCAGAGGGTGTGACGTTGATAAGCCAAGGAATTTGGCTAAGAGTGTTACGGTGGAGTAG
- the leuD gene encoding 3-isopropylmalate dehydratase small subunit, producing the protein MKEFSGKVLFLDRSDINTDEIIPAKYLTEITKEALKPYLLEDLSLTGFNNKDDIKDKAVLVTRANFGCGSSREHAPWALEVNGINVVIAESFARIFRQNMYNCGMFAIELPTEKIDYLFENYAGKDTSLTIDIENDKIIVVSTDQSEEIDFNVGEFDKTLVKEGGWVGYADKNY; encoded by the coding sequence ATGAAAGAATTTAGCGGAAAAGTCTTATTCTTAGATAGAAGTGATATTAATACCGATGAAATCATTCCGGCAAAGTATCTTACTGAAATCACCAAAGAAGCTTTGAAACCTTATTTATTGGAGGATTTGTCTCTGACCGGATTTAACAATAAAGACGATATAAAGGATAAAGCTGTGCTTGTGACAAGAGCTAATTTTGGTTGTGGTTCTTCCAGAGAGCATGCTCCCTGGGCGTTAGAAGTCAATGGAATCAACGTAGTGATAGCTGAAAGCTTCGCGAGAATATTCAGACAGAATATGTACAATTGCGGTATGTTCGCCATAGAATTGCCAACAGAAAAGATCGACTATCTTTTTGAGAACTACGCGGGGAAAGATACTTCGCTAACTATTGACATTGAAAACGATAAGATTATCGTCGTTTCTACAGACCAATCAGAAGAGATTGATTTCAACGTCGGCGAGTTTGACAAGACGCTTGTTAAAGAAGGCGGCTGGGTAGGTTACGCGGATAAAAACTATTAA
- a CDS encoding 3-isopropylmalate dehydratase large subunit, with amino-acid sequence MGKTIAEKLFDAHRVNMPFPDTHVLKLDRVFCHEITTPIAITDLIARDMDRVFDPTKIKAVIDHVTPAKDSKTAEQGKILRDWAKRHGIKDFFDVGRNGVCHAIFPEKGFVRPGYTVIMGDSHTCTHGAFGAFAAGVGTTDLEVGILKGVCAFHFPKTIKMVLNGTLKPGVYAKDLILFIIKELTVNGATNMVIEFTGPVVDAMSMESRMTLCNMAIEAGGTCGICYPDMTTVEYLWEFIKDEFNTKEDALKEYSKWVSDADASYEKVYEYDVTNLEPMVTFGFKPDQVKTVHEMSGTKIDQVYIGSCTNGRIEDLRIAASILKDKKISDDLRAIVSPATPDIYSMALKEGLIEVFQNAGFCVTNPTCGACLGMSNGVLADGETCASTTNRNFNGRMGKGGTVHLMSPATAAASAIEGKIANSELYKV; translated from the coding sequence ATGGGAAAAACAATAGCTGAGAAATTATTTGATGCACACAGGGTAAATATGCCGTTTCCTGATACGCATGTTTTAAAATTGGATAGGGTTTTCTGTCATGAAATTACCACTCCGATTGCCATCACGGATCTTATAGCTAGAGACATGGACAGAGTCTTTGATCCTACGAAAATCAAAGCTGTCATAGACCATGTAACACCTGCCAAAGATTCTAAAACTGCCGAACAGGGAAAGATACTGCGGGATTGGGCTAAAAGACATGGTATTAAGGATTTTTTTGACGTTGGAAGAAATGGTGTTTGTCATGCGATTTTCCCGGAAAAAGGATTCGTAAGACCGGGTTATACAGTGATCATGGGGGATTCCCATACATGTACCCATGGAGCGTTTGGAGCGTTTGCTGCAGGGGTTGGAACCACTGACCTTGAAGTAGGGATACTTAAGGGTGTATGTGCCTTCCACTTCCCGAAAACCATTAAAATGGTGCTTAATGGCACCTTAAAACCGGGCGTTTATGCCAAAGACCTGATCCTTTTTATTATTAAAGAACTGACTGTAAACGGTGCCACAAACATGGTTATAGAATTTACCGGACCGGTGGTCGATGCCATGTCCATGGAATCCCGTATGACTTTGTGCAATATGGCCATTGAAGCCGGAGGGACTTGTGGAATATGCTACCCGGATATGACAACCGTGGAATACCTGTGGGAATTCATTAAAGACGAATTTAACACAAAAGAAGACGCTTTGAAAGAATACTCAAAATGGGTTTCGGATGCGGATGCTTCCTATGAAAAAGTCTATGAATATGATGTTACGAATTTAGAACCAATGGTTACGTTCGGGTTCAAACCTGACCAGGTTAAAACCGTCCATGAAATGTCGGGTACAAAAATTGATCAGGTTTATATTGGAAGCTGTACCAATGGCCGCATAGAAGATTTGAGAATTGCTGCAAGCATCCTTAAGGACAAAAAAATAAGTGATGACCTGCGTGCTATTGTCAGTCCTGCAACCCCGGATATCTATTCCATGGCCTTAAAAGAAGGACTCATTGAGGTCTTTCAGAACGCTGGTTTTTGCGTTACCAACCCTACCTGCGGAGCTTGTCTCGGCATGAGTAATGGGGTTCTTGCTGATGGTGAAACCTGTGCTTCTACGACAAACCGCAATTTTAATGGCAGAATGGGAAAGGGCGGTACCGTTCATCTGATGAGTCCGGCTACTGCAGCAGCTTCAGCGATTGAAGGAAAAATAGCCAATTCAGAATTGTATAAAGTGTAA
- the glmM gene encoding phosphoglucosamine mutase gives MGRLFGTDGVRGVANSQLTPDLAFCLGQAGAYILSKEHPHPRIVIGKDTRISGDMLESALIAGICSVGADVLRVGVLPTPGIAFLTRTLDVSAGVVISASHNPIQDNGIKFFSSTGYKLPDAIEDEIERIVVSKEKPWDVPIGGEVGRVIDVPDAESRYKDFLKMTVGRLDGIKVVLDCANGAASFVGPKVLQEAGVEVISICNTPDGVNINADCGSTHPERLRSAVLEHGADLGLAMDGDADRLIVVDEQGTILDGDFIILICALAQKAKGKLAQDAVVVTVMSNLGLHLALKEAGIKIYETQVGDRYVMEELIRTRAQLGGEQSGHIIFLDSNTTGDGLLTALQLLSVVKERQVPLSKLASQMRRLPQVLLNAKVQHKERLMTDARVLAKVHEAEEILNGKGRVLVRPSGTESLIRVMVEGPDQQTLKELAQEVIDTIIQCDE, from the coding sequence TTGGGTCGACTCTTTGGAACAGATGGGGTGCGTGGTGTGGCTAACAGCCAGCTAACCCCTGATCTCGCTTTTTGCCTTGGGCAAGCAGGTGCTTATATACTTAGCAAGGAGCATCCACATCCCCGAATCGTCATCGGTAAAGATACCCGAATTTCTGGAGATATGCTTGAATCGGCACTGATCGCTGGGATTTGTTCTGTTGGAGCGGATGTATTAAGGGTTGGAGTTTTACCGACGCCTGGAATCGCTTTTTTAACACGAACCCTTGATGTCAGTGCTGGTGTTGTAATTTCCGCCTCACATAACCCTATTCAAGATAACGGAATTAAGTTTTTTAGTTCAACAGGCTATAAATTGCCGGATGCTATTGAAGATGAGATTGAAAGAATCGTAGTAAGTAAAGAAAAACCTTGGGATGTCCCGATTGGCGGGGAAGTGGGACGGGTGATTGACGTACCTGATGCCGAGTCTCGTTATAAAGATTTTCTTAAGATGACGGTTGGACGCTTGGATGGGATTAAAGTTGTTTTAGATTGTGCCAATGGAGCAGCATCCTTTGTGGGACCTAAAGTATTGCAGGAGGCAGGGGTTGAGGTAATCTCTATCTGTAATACGCCGGATGGTGTAAATATTAATGCTGACTGTGGGTCAACCCATCCGGAAAGATTACGGAGCGCAGTTTTAGAACACGGTGCAGATCTGGGACTAGCTATGGATGGAGATGCTGACCGCCTTATTGTAGTCGATGAACAAGGAACTATCTTGGATGGGGACTTCATCATACTTATTTGTGCCTTAGCTCAAAAAGCTAAGGGAAAATTAGCTCAAGACGCTGTTGTTGTAACCGTCATGAGTAATTTAGGGTTACACCTGGCCCTAAAAGAGGCTGGAATCAAGATTTACGAGACACAAGTTGGGGATCGCTATGTCATGGAAGAATTAATCCGAACGAGGGCTCAGCTTGGCGGAGAGCAGTCCGGACATATTATTTTCCTCGACAGCAACACAACAGGGGATGGACTATTGACGGCCCTTCAGTTGTTATCCGTGGTTAAGGAACGACAAGTTCCGCTGTCAAAGCTCGCTTCTCAAATGCGGCGCCTACCTCAAGTTCTCCTTAATGCCAAGGTTCAACATAAGGAACGATTGATGACGGATGCCAGAGTACTCGCAAAAGTACATGAAGCTGAAGAAATCCTTAATGGCAAAGGCAGAGTGCTGGTACGTCCATCCGGGACAGAATCGTTGATCCGAGTTATGGTTGAGGGGCCGGATCAGCAAACATTAAAAGAGCTGGCCCAAGAAGTTATTGACACAATTATTCAATGTGATGAATAA
- a CDS encoding NAD(P)/FAD-dependent oxidoreductase, translating to MDLLWSNLRIPVEEDVFLTTTMAHKLKVPEQSINNLRFLRRSLDARKKPHLAFVYSLQFSLDVPRTEGNRLLARVPGLKEVPLEIPILWPKPSKTLTHRPVVIGAGPSGYFAALALARRGYTPLVLERGDSVEDRTQKVREFWDTGKLDTESNVQFGEGGAGTFSDGKLTTRIQDRRISDVLETFVKHGAPAEIQYLAKPHIGTDILKDVVKRIRQEIESLGGEVRFRAKVTGLKASGDRLKKVIVNGEEEIPADAAILAVGHSARDVYRYLFDMNLTLEKKSFAIGLRVEHPQALINKSQYGVEEHPHVGPADYQLTYKDARTGRGAYAFCMCPGGKVVAAASEEGGVATNGMSEYARDTKIANSAIVVTVGADDFPTVHPLAGLEFQREWEHKAFRAGGSNYRAPAQRVVDFLERRVTNRFDLSPTYSPGIVPYELHEVLPAAVGEVLERALRDFDRKIKGFAGEKATLTGIETRTSSPIRIVRNTQGESLDLTGLYPAGEGAGYAGGITSAAVDGIRIAEFLMAQFAPIE from the coding sequence GTGGACTTACTATGGTCAAATTTGAGAATTCCTGTTGAAGAGGATGTTTTCTTAACGACTACGATGGCTCACAAGTTAAAAGTACCTGAGCAAAGTATAAACAATCTCCGTTTTCTGCGGCGTTCTTTGGATGCCCGTAAAAAACCTCATCTTGCCTTCGTTTATTCGCTCCAATTCTCCCTTGATGTGCCTAGAACTGAGGGGAATCGTCTTCTGGCTCGAGTTCCCGGGCTTAAGGAAGTGCCGTTAGAGATTCCCATCTTATGGCCTAAACCAAGCAAAACCCTGACCCATCGTCCCGTAGTAATTGGTGCGGGACCGTCAGGGTATTTTGCTGCGTTAGCCTTAGCCAGAAGAGGGTATACTCCGCTTGTACTTGAGCGGGGTGACTCTGTTGAGGACCGCACCCAAAAGGTTCGGGAATTTTGGGATACAGGCAAGTTAGACACGGAGAGTAATGTACAATTTGGGGAAGGTGGGGCTGGGACATTTTCGGATGGCAAGCTAACGACTCGAATTCAAGATCGACGGATTTCGGATGTCTTGGAGACGTTTGTCAAACATGGAGCTCCTGCTGAGATTCAATATCTGGCAAAACCCCATATAGGAACAGACATACTTAAAGATGTCGTGAAAAGAATTCGTCAGGAAATTGAGTCTTTAGGCGGCGAAGTTCGTTTCCGGGCTAAAGTAACGGGATTGAAGGCTTCTGGTGACCGTCTGAAAAAGGTTATCGTCAACGGTGAAGAGGAAATCCCTGCCGATGCAGCGATACTCGCTGTTGGGCATAGTGCCCGGGATGTCTATAGATACCTATTTGACATGAATCTGACCCTTGAAAAGAAATCATTTGCCATTGGTCTGCGAGTCGAACACCCGCAGGCGCTTATTAATAAATCCCAGTATGGAGTCGAGGAACACCCTCACGTTGGACCAGCGGATTATCAGTTGACGTATAAAGATGCACGAACTGGACGCGGGGCCTATGCTTTTTGTATGTGTCCAGGAGGTAAGGTTGTGGCAGCGGCTTCGGAAGAGGGAGGAGTTGCCACGAACGGAATGAGCGAATATGCTCGGGATACGAAGATCGCTAACAGTGCAATTGTTGTGACCGTTGGAGCGGACGATTTTCCGACGGTGCACCCCCTTGCTGGCTTGGAGTTCCAAAGGGAATGGGAACATAAGGCGTTTAGAGCAGGCGGGTCAAATTATAGAGCTCCGGCTCAACGTGTTGTTGACTTTTTAGAGAGACGTGTAACGAATCGTTTTGACTTGTCGCCTACCTACTCGCCGGGGATTGTGCCTTATGAATTACATGAGGTGCTTCCGGCTGCGGTAGGAGAGGTTTTAGAACGGGCACTTCGAGATTTCGATAGGAAAATCAAAGGATTTGCCGGGGAGAAGGCAACTCTGACAGGGATTGAGACACGGACAAGCTCTCCAATTCGCATTGTACGAAATACTCAGGGAGAATCTTTAGACTTAACAGGGCTTTATCCGGCCGGTGAAGGAGCGGGATATGCCGGAGGAATTACCAGTGCTGCTGTCGATGGGATAAGAATTGCTGAATTTCTTATGGCGCAATTTGCTCCTATAGAGTAA
- a CDS encoding helix-turn-helix transcriptional regulator, whose translation MENKIKEYREKNSLSQVKLAELCNVSRQTINAIENNKYDPSLQLAFDIARVLGTAMEDLFINSKNGVKRNG comes from the coding sequence ATGGAAAATAAAATTAAGGAGTATAGAGAAAAAAACAGTCTTTCCCAAGTTAAGTTAGCAGAATTATGCAATGTAAGCAGACAAACGATTAATGCCATCGAAAATAATAAATACGACCCAAGTTTACAGTTGGCATTTGATATTGCAAGGGTATTAGGGACTGCTATGGAGGATTTATTTATTAATTCAAAGAATGGTGTGAAAAGAAATGGGTAA
- a CDS encoding DUF1786 domain-containing protein, with protein MAESVIVIDVGSGTQDILLYQPERNLENCPKFIVPSRTQIVAAQIRKATVQGKEIFLHGHLMGGGACAAALKKHIGTGLRAYATSQAAVTFNDNLSQVEGMGIMLCEEAPESAIPIWMGDVDTFSLKQAFEAFSLDYPLKTAVAVQDHGFSVTESNRTLRFRLWEEFVLQGGDLRSLVFKQDIPEVYTRMRAVREIIPDAVLTDTGTAALLGIMADHYVKPRLNEGILAVNIGNSHTLVAAIRGERVYGLFEHHTSMVNVDSLANLIRRFQNAELINAEIYEQGGHGATLHPEMRPGWDFVVVTGPRRSMVKSLNWYEAAPYGDMMLTGCFGILAGMGIR; from the coding sequence ATGGCAGAAAGTGTAATAGTGATTGACGTTGGGTCTGGCACCCAAGATATTCTTCTCTATCAGCCAGAGAGGAATCTGGAGAACTGTCCCAAGTTCATTGTTCCTAGTCGGACTCAGATTGTAGCGGCACAGATTCGAAAAGCCACAGTTCAGGGAAAGGAAATCTTTCTGCATGGTCATTTGATGGGCGGTGGGGCGTGTGCCGCAGCACTCAAAAAGCATATTGGTACAGGTCTCAGAGCCTATGCAACGTCTCAAGCTGCTGTAACGTTCAATGACAACCTTTCTCAAGTAGAGGGAATGGGAATCATGTTGTGTGAAGAAGCACCAGAATCAGCGATCCCTATTTGGATGGGAGATGTGGATACGTTTTCACTGAAACAAGCGTTTGAAGCGTTTAGCCTTGATTACCCTTTAAAAACAGCCGTTGCGGTTCAGGATCATGGATTCAGTGTTACTGAAAGCAATCGAACACTTCGCTTTCGGCTCTGGGAAGAGTTTGTCTTGCAGGGAGGAGACCTGCGAAGTCTCGTGTTCAAACAGGATATTCCAGAAGTGTACACAAGAATGCGTGCAGTCCGTGAGATAATACCAGATGCAGTCCTGACAGATACCGGGACAGCGGCACTCCTAGGAATCATGGCGGATCACTATGTTAAGCCCCGCTTGAATGAAGGAATTCTGGCCGTCAATATCGGAAATTCACATACACTTGTTGCAGCTATACGAGGTGAGCGGGTCTATGGACTATTCGAGCACCACACCAGTATGGTGAATGTAGATTCCCTGGCCAATCTTATTCGACGATTTCAGAACGCCGAATTAATCAATGCTGAAATCTACGAGCAAGGGGGGCATGGCGCAACCCTACACCCAGAAATGCGTCCAGGCTGGGATTTTGTCGTAGTTACCGGACCCCGAAGAAGTATGGTAAAATCTCTTAACTGGTATGAAGCAGCTCCCTATGGAGATATGATGTTAACAGGATGTTTCGGAATATTAGCGGGTATGGGTATCAGATAG